One region of Streptomyces leeuwenhoekii genomic DNA includes:
- a CDS encoding NAD-dependent epimerase/dehydratase family protein, producing MGKVVLVTGVARQLGGRFVRRIQRDPAVDRVVAVDAVRPEHHLGGADFVQADIRQPTIARVLAEAGADTVVHLDVTGTPLGGGSRASVKETNVIGTMQLLGACQKSPTVKRLVVKSSTNVYGSASRDPAVFTETTPPKSLPSGGFAKDAVEVEGYVRGFARRRPDVAVCVLRFANILGPAVDTPLASYFSLPVLPTVFGYDPRLQFVHEDDVIEVLRIASHEPARGTLNSGTFNIAGDGVLLLSQCSRRLGRPTVPLLLPAVTWAGSVVRTLGMTDFSPEQIRLLTHGRVVDTTQMRETLGFRPKYTTAETFADFARSRGAGLLPPQALAGAVDRIAALSLPGGGHPPTQSAN from the coding sequence TTGGGCAAGGTCGTGCTCGTCACCGGAGTGGCCCGGCAACTGGGCGGCCGGTTCGTCCGGCGGATCCAGCGTGACCCCGCGGTGGACCGGGTCGTCGCCGTGGACGCGGTCCGGCCCGAGCACCACCTGGGCGGCGCCGACTTCGTCCAGGCCGACATCCGCCAGCCGACCATCGCGCGGGTCCTCGCCGAGGCGGGCGCCGACACGGTCGTCCATCTGGACGTCACGGGTACGCCGCTCGGCGGCGGCAGCCGGGCCTCGGTCAAGGAGACCAACGTCATCGGCACCATGCAGCTCCTCGGGGCCTGCCAGAAGTCCCCCACCGTGAAGCGGCTCGTCGTCAAGTCCAGTACGAACGTCTACGGGTCCGCGTCCCGCGATCCGGCCGTGTTCACCGAGACCACCCCGCCCAAGTCCCTGCCCAGCGGCGGCTTCGCCAAGGACGCGGTGGAGGTCGAGGGGTATGTGCGGGGCTTCGCGCGCCGCCGCCCCGACGTGGCCGTGTGCGTGCTCCGCTTCGCGAACATCCTCGGCCCGGCCGTGGACACGCCGCTCGCGTCGTACTTCTCGCTGCCGGTGCTGCCGACCGTGTTCGGGTACGACCCCCGGTTGCAGTTCGTGCACGAGGACGATGTGATCGAGGTGCTGCGGATCGCCTCCCACGAGCCGGCCCGCGGCACGCTCAACAGCGGCACCTTCAACATCGCCGGGGACGGTGTCCTGCTGCTCTCCCAGTGCTCCCGGCGGCTGGGCCGGCCGACCGTGCCGCTCCTGCTCCCGGCGGTCACCTGGGCGGGGTCCGTGGTGCGTACGCTGGGTATGACGGATTTCTCTCCCGAACAGATCCGGCTGCTCACCCACGGCCGGGTCGTGGACACCACCCAGATGCGCGAGACGCTGGGTTTCCGGCCGAAGTACACGACCGCGGAGACCTTCGCGGACTTCGCCCGCAGCCGTGGCGCCGGTCTGCTGCCGCCACAGGCCCTCGCGGGGGCCGTCGACCGGATCGCGGCGCTGTCCCTGCCGGGCGGCGGCCACCCCCCGACGCAGAGCGCCAACTGA
- a CDS encoding phosphatase — translation MPTSAALRAHLLATRLAGVVATTREASLRSYRLFAARDPGALMGLDPEGAWGPEELLALMARSCGVLDDPQHTSGQDVIDPDLTLAGLDAFADRLAAAARRREPVLLGTGHPHRLLGFYASLADALSAAGCTVLTPAQGRCVDITTRFGLRTRTLDYARGVALVREPGASRPGCETGAHTHSPLPVRAVLAAAADAGGPLPGLVIGDHGWVCGAGQLGFEAIGLADTDDPALFVGQAEGTVSVVVPLDDGVRSDYYRALTRYVLNRACLSH, via the coding sequence GTGCCGACCTCCGCAGCCCTCCGCGCCCATCTGCTGGCCACCCGTCTCGCCGGGGTCGTGGCGACGACCCGGGAAGCGAGCCTGCGCAGCTACCGGCTGTTCGCCGCCCGGGACCCCGGGGCGCTGATGGGCCTCGACCCCGAGGGCGCCTGGGGGCCGGAGGAACTGCTGGCACTGATGGCGCGCAGTTGTGGCGTTCTGGACGACCCGCAACACACTTCAGGGCAGGATGTGATTGATCCGGACCTCACCCTGGCCGGTCTGGACGCCTTCGCCGACCGGCTGGCGGCGGCGGCCCGGCGGCGGGAGCCCGTCCTCCTCGGCACCGGGCACCCGCACCGGCTCCTCGGCTTCTACGCCTCTCTGGCAGACGCTCTGTCGGCGGCGGGATGTACTGTCCTCACCCCAGCGCAGGGTCGCTGTGTCGACATAACGACCCGGTTCGGCCTACGTACGCGCACCCTCGACTACGCACGAGGGGTCGCGCTGGTGCGGGAACCCGGTGCTTCCCGCCCGGGTTGTGAGACCGGCGCGCACACGCATTCGCCCCTCCCGGTTCGTGCCGTTCTGGCCGCTGCCGCCGACGCCGGCGGGCCCCTTCCCGGGCTGGTGATCGGGGACCACGGATGGGTCTGCGGAGCAGGTCAGCTGGGGTTCGAGGCCATCGGGCTGGCCGATACGGACGACCCCGCGCTCTTCGTCGGTCAAGCGGAGGGGACGGTGTCCGTCGTCGTTCCACTTGATGACGGTGTGCGGTCTGATTACTACCGGGCGCTTACCCGCTACGTACTCAATCGAGCGTGTCTGTCCCACTAG
- a CDS encoding cysteine hydrolase family protein: protein MSTAPVLDPAHTALLVMDYQPAILALVPEGEDRNALLGRVEGAIADVRANGGTIAYVRIGFTEADWDAIPASNKSFAPLAQHRVMHHKDPAAAVHERLAPQDGDIIVRKIRYGSMSTTDLDQQLRERGVTTLVVSGISTSGVVLSTVIDAADRDYQLYVLSDGVADPDTEVHNVLLHRVFPSRAHIIDTTELRALLRAD from the coding sequence GTGAGCACTGCCCCCGTACTTGACCCCGCGCACACCGCTCTTCTCGTCATGGACTACCAGCCCGCGATCCTGGCCCTTGTGCCCGAAGGCGAGGACCGAAACGCCCTGCTCGGTCGCGTGGAAGGTGCCATCGCCGACGTTCGCGCAAACGGCGGCACCATTGCCTACGTACGCATCGGCTTCACCGAGGCCGACTGGGACGCGATCCCGGCCTCCAACAAGTCCTTCGCCCCGCTGGCCCAACACCGCGTCATGCATCACAAGGACCCTGCCGCTGCCGTCCACGAGCGCCTGGCTCCCCAGGACGGCGACATCATCGTGCGCAAGATCCGCTACGGCAGCATGTCCACCACCGACCTCGACCAGCAGCTACGCGAGCGCGGCGTCACCACTCTGGTTGTCTCCGGCATCAGTACCAGCGGAGTCGTCCTGTCCACCGTCATCGACGCGGCCGACCGCGACTACCAGCTCTACGTCCTGTCCGACGGCGTCGCCGACCCAGACACCGAAGTCCACAACGTCCTGCTCCACCGCGTCTTCCCCTCACGGGCCCACATCATCGACACCACCGAGCTGCGCGCCCTGCTCCGGGCTGACTGA
- a CDS encoding 30S ribosomal protein bS22 yields the protein MGSVIKKRRKRMAKKKHRKLLKRTRVQRRNKK from the coding sequence GTGGGCTCTGTTATCAAGAAGCGGCGCAAGCGGATGGCCAAGAAGAAGCACCGCAAGCTGCTCAAGCGCACGCGCGTTCAGCGTCGCAACAAGAAGTAA
- a CDS encoding MFS transporter, with product MVGRRRLGRQFGWLWASYAVSAYGSGLGFGALPLIAVLVLHAGPAEVSALSAVGPAVGALIAVPLAPWVEFRRKRPVMIMMDVARFAAMATIPVAYAFGWLSFVQLLVVSAVVAAAKIAFNAAGGAYLKALVRPDDLLVANARFESTNWSSIAVGPPLGGAAIGLFGPVTTVVADALSYLLSALGITAIRGQEEAPRTTDKSPVRAGALLDGWRHIMSHPGLRQLYLNQMLVAGLIMATEPLLAVLLLRQLGFPPWQYALAFAAPCLGGLIGSRLARRVVARFGRHWVFRTVGTLRAIWLIGLAFVSPGVIGLVTVMAVELAIIINMSLYSPVLATYRLEHTPKHLVARTLTAWSIGQQASIAVLTALAGLLADITSPRTALTVAGLLILTTPLLLPRQDQTSQHEPELSRSHS from the coding sequence ATGGTGGGCAGGAGACGGTTAGGCCGGCAGTTCGGCTGGCTGTGGGCGTCATATGCAGTGAGCGCGTACGGGTCCGGGCTGGGGTTCGGGGCGTTACCGCTGATCGCTGTGCTGGTGTTGCATGCCGGACCCGCTGAGGTGTCCGCGCTGTCCGCGGTGGGGCCGGCGGTGGGTGCGCTGATCGCGGTGCCGCTCGCGCCGTGGGTGGAGTTCCGGCGCAAGCGCCCGGTCATGATCATGATGGACGTGGCCCGGTTTGCGGCCATGGCGACGATCCCGGTCGCCTACGCCTTCGGATGGCTCAGTTTCGTCCAGCTGCTCGTGGTCTCGGCCGTGGTCGCCGCAGCCAAGATCGCCTTCAACGCGGCCGGCGGCGCCTACCTCAAGGCCCTCGTGCGGCCGGACGATCTTCTCGTCGCCAATGCGCGGTTCGAGTCCACGAACTGGAGCTCCATCGCGGTGGGGCCACCGCTGGGCGGGGCGGCGATCGGCCTGTTCGGGCCGGTGACCACCGTGGTGGCCGACGCGCTTAGCTACCTGCTCTCCGCGTTGGGCATCACCGCGATCCGCGGTCAGGAAGAAGCGCCGCGAACGACCGACAAGAGCCCGGTCCGGGCGGGCGCACTGCTCGACGGCTGGCGACACATCATGAGCCACCCCGGTCTGCGGCAGCTCTACCTCAACCAAATGCTCGTCGCCGGTCTGATCATGGCCACCGAGCCGCTGCTGGCCGTGCTCCTGCTCCGACAGCTCGGGTTCCCACCCTGGCAGTACGCCCTCGCCTTCGCCGCCCCCTGCCTCGGCGGCCTCATCGGCTCCCGGCTGGCCCGCCGTGTCGTGGCCCGCTTCGGCCGGCACTGGGTCTTCCGGACCGTCGGCACCCTGCGCGCCATCTGGCTGATCGGCCTGGCCTTTGTCTCTCCCGGCGTCATCGGCCTCGTCACCGTGATGGCCGTCGAGCTGGCGATCATCATCAACATGAGCCTGTACAGCCCGGTGCTCGCCACCTACCGGCTCGAACACACCCCCAAACATCTCGTCGCCCGCACCCTGACGGCCTGGTCGATCGGGCAGCAGGCGTCCATCGCCGTCCTCACAGCGCTCGCCGGGCTGCTCGCCGACATCACCAGCCCACGCACCGCTCTCACCGTCGCAGGACTGCTCATCCTGACCACACCACTCCTGCTTCCCCGACAGGACCAGACGTCGCAGCACGAGCCGGAACTGTCCCGCAGCCACTCATGA
- a CDS encoding SDR family oxidoreductase has product MSKVIFVTGAGRGLGTDIARQALEAGHQVVATGRRPGEVEKTLGGPQDNLLAAKLDITSLDDAHAAVQAAVDRFGRIDVLINNAGNFYAGFFEEISPEHMHRQIETNLYGPMNVTRAVLPVMRAQRDGHIITLSSIAGLVGAEFNAAYAASKFGVEGWMESLHHDIKPYNIRTTIVEPGFFRTELLVDASTTWPEPSIDDYAERTTATVEAWKSISGQQPGDPAKLAHALLTIADQNEPPQRFLAGADAIEGATAKAQELLAQAEASRELGGNLGHDDTASV; this is encoded by the coding sequence ATGAGCAAGGTCATCTTCGTCACCGGTGCCGGACGCGGTCTGGGCACCGACATCGCCCGCCAGGCCCTCGAGGCCGGCCACCAGGTCGTCGCCACCGGACGGCGTCCCGGGGAGGTGGAGAAGACCCTGGGTGGGCCGCAGGACAACCTGCTCGCCGCGAAGCTGGACATCACCAGCCTGGACGACGCGCACGCGGCCGTGCAGGCCGCCGTCGACCGCTTCGGCCGCATCGACGTCCTGATCAACAACGCCGGGAACTTCTACGCCGGCTTCTTCGAGGAGATCTCCCCGGAGCACATGCACCGGCAGATCGAGACCAACCTCTACGGGCCCATGAACGTCACCCGCGCCGTCCTGCCCGTCATGCGCGCTCAGCGCGACGGCCACATCATCACCCTCTCCTCGATCGCCGGCCTCGTAGGCGCCGAGTTCAACGCCGCCTACGCCGCCTCCAAGTTCGGCGTCGAGGGCTGGATGGAATCCCTCCACCACGACATCAAGCCGTACAACATCCGCACCACCATTGTGGAGCCCGGCTTCTTCCGCACCGAACTGCTCGTGGACGCCTCCACCACCTGGCCCGAGCCCAGCATCGACGACTACGCCGAACGCACCACCGCCACGGTCGAAGCCTGGAAGAGCATCAGTGGCCAGCAGCCCGGCGACCCCGCCAAGCTCGCCCACGCCCTTCTGACCATCGCCGACCAGAACGAGCCGCCGCAGCGCTTCCTCGCCGGAGCCGACGCCATCGAAGGCGCCACGGCCAAGGCGCAGGAACTCCTCGCCCAGGCCGAAGCCTCCCGTGAACTGGGCGGCAACCTCGGCCACGACGACACCGCCTCGGTCTGA
- a CDS encoding helix-turn-helix transcriptional regulator: MDRSSEIREFLRTRRARITPEQAGLAPHSGPRRVPGLRREEVAQLAGVSVDYYIRLERGRTQGVSETVLEAVARALHLDEAERAHLFDLAQPTATTRARHKRPLAPQRVHPVLYRTLDSLDVPAVVQGRRTDVLAANKLAHAVYTDFEARPRRERNFARFVFLDEAARRLYADWEQVAGDCLAALRLYAGRNPDDPQLTELIGELSLHSDAFRRMWADHNVVAHTSGTKRLHHPLVGDITFDYLVLAVEGDPEQTLTLYTPEPASPSAEALALLASWTGTSASRTQASEETHNPAS, encoded by the coding sequence ATGGACCGCAGCAGCGAGATCCGCGAGTTCCTGCGCACCCGCCGGGCCCGGATCACCCCCGAACAGGCCGGCCTCGCCCCGCACAGCGGCCCCCGCCGCGTGCCGGGGCTGCGCCGCGAGGAAGTCGCCCAGCTCGCCGGAGTCAGCGTCGACTACTACATCCGCCTGGAACGGGGTCGCACCCAGGGCGTCTCCGAAACCGTCCTGGAGGCCGTCGCCCGCGCCCTGCACCTGGACGAGGCCGAACGCGCCCACCTCTTCGACCTCGCCCAGCCCACCGCCACCACCCGGGCCCGCCACAAGCGCCCCCTCGCCCCCCAGCGGGTCCACCCGGTCCTCTACCGGACCCTGGACTCACTCGACGTCCCCGCGGTGGTCCAGGGGCGACGCACGGACGTACTGGCCGCTAACAAGCTCGCCCACGCTGTCTACACCGACTTCGAAGCCCGGCCCCGCCGCGAGCGCAACTTCGCCCGCTTCGTCTTCCTCGACGAGGCCGCCCGGAGGCTGTACGCCGACTGGGAGCAGGTCGCCGGCGACTGCCTGGCCGCGCTGCGCCTGTACGCCGGGCGGAACCCCGACGACCCGCAGCTCACCGAGCTGATCGGCGAGCTATCCCTGCACAGCGACGCCTTCCGCCGCATGTGGGCCGACCACAATGTCGTCGCCCACACCAGCGGCACCAAACGCCTCCACCACCCGCTCGTCGGCGACATCACCTTCGACTACCTCGTCTTGGCCGTCGAAGGCGACCCCGAGCAGACCCTCACCCTCTACACCCCCGAACCCGCCTCCCCCTCCGCCGAAGCCCTGGCCCTCCTCGCCAGCTGGACCGGCACCTCCGCATCCCGGACGCAGGCATCCGAAGAGACACACAACCCAGCCAGCTGA
- a CDS encoding LysR family transcriptional regulator, which yields MDLEAVRTFVAVTEAGQFQKAATDLSITQQAVSKRIAALEHDLGVRLFTRAPRGAELTIDGQAFLPHARELLRVAERAGASVRPGHRPLRVDVIASRSAQSGLMRGFHRAHPEIDLDVMMLFDIETAVTAIRSGEIDASFRAVAAPGRPLPGDIASVRVLDEPLQLLTGPAHALAGARSVTVAQLTGHRIWMPGIAPGTEWAAYYDDLVAEFGLTIEVTGPNFGSDALLDTIADTPALATFMGEHTRLIWPTDHGLRRIPVTDPTPVYPHSLLWRRDNPHPALATLRTHLAATTTGQDAAGTWAPGWVIPR from the coding sequence GTGGACCTCGAAGCAGTACGTACCTTTGTCGCCGTCACGGAAGCGGGCCAGTTCCAGAAAGCCGCCACCGACCTGTCGATCACCCAGCAGGCCGTCTCCAAACGCATCGCCGCGCTGGAGCACGACCTCGGTGTGCGGCTGTTCACCCGTGCCCCCCGCGGCGCCGAGCTCACCATCGATGGTCAGGCGTTCCTGCCCCACGCACGCGAGCTGCTGCGCGTCGCCGAGCGCGCGGGCGCGTCCGTGCGCCCGGGCCACCGTCCGCTGCGCGTCGACGTGATCGCCTCGCGCAGCGCGCAGTCGGGCCTGATGCGCGGCTTCCACCGCGCACACCCCGAGATCGACCTCGACGTGATGATGCTGTTCGACATCGAGACCGCCGTCACCGCCATTCGCTCCGGTGAGATCGACGCGTCCTTCCGCGCCGTCGCCGCGCCCGGCCGGCCCCTTCCCGGGGACATCGCGTCCGTCCGGGTGCTCGACGAGCCGCTCCAACTCCTCACCGGCCCCGCCCATGCACTGGCAGGCGCCCGGTCGGTGACCGTCGCCCAGCTCACCGGGCACCGAATCTGGATGCCCGGCATCGCCCCCGGTACCGAGTGGGCCGCCTACTACGACGACCTCGTCGCCGAGTTCGGCCTCACCATCGAAGTGACCGGCCCCAACTTCGGCTCCGACGCACTCCTCGACACCATCGCCGACACCCCGGCCCTGGCCACCTTCATGGGCGAGCACACCCGCCTCATCTGGCCCACCGACCACGGCCTGCGCCGCATCCCGGTGACCGACCCGACACCCGTCTACCCGCACTCGCTCCTCTGGCGCCGAGACAACCCCCACCCGGCGCTGGCCACCCTCCGCACCCACCTCGCCGCCACGACGACCGGCCAAGACGCCGCCGGGACCTGGGCACCGGGCTGGGTGATTCCTCGCTGA
- a CDS encoding lysophospholipid acyltransferase family protein: MADAKVIPFDDDRSRGSGAVQRPARRRGAGSRRKGDESAPAAEAEVQALPTRGAARDDDAPAGATREEGEPGPPREDDGGLERRIAGGLAFLRRRLTGDYEVDDFGYDAELTDQVLMSLLRPVYEKYFRVEVKGVENVPAEGGALIVANHSGTLPLDGLMMQVAVHDHHPAGRHLRLLAADLVFVLPVVNELARKLGHTLACTEDAERLLGQGELVGVMPEGFKGIGKPFSERYKLQRFGRGGFVSTALRQGVPIVPCSIVGAEEIYPMIGNAKTLARLLGFPYFPLTPTFPWLGPLGAIPLPTKWTIQFGEPIPTDGYPPEAAEDPMLMFNLTDQVREQIQHTLYKLLVQRRSVFF, encoded by the coding sequence ATGGCGGACGCCAAGGTCATTCCGTTCGACGACGACCGGTCCCGGGGCAGTGGCGCGGTGCAGCGCCCGGCGCGGCGCCGCGGCGCGGGAAGCCGGCGCAAGGGCGACGAGTCCGCGCCGGCGGCCGAGGCCGAGGTGCAGGCCCTGCCCACCCGGGGCGCGGCCCGGGACGACGACGCCCCGGCCGGGGCCACGCGCGAGGAGGGGGAGCCCGGCCCGCCGCGGGAGGACGACGGCGGCCTGGAGCGGCGGATCGCGGGCGGCCTGGCCTTTCTGCGCCGCCGCCTCACCGGCGACTACGAGGTCGACGACTTCGGCTACGACGCCGAGCTCACCGATCAGGTACTGATGTCCCTGCTGCGCCCGGTGTACGAGAAGTACTTCCGGGTCGAGGTGAAGGGCGTCGAGAACGTCCCGGCCGAGGGTGGCGCCCTGATCGTCGCCAACCACTCCGGGACGCTTCCGCTGGACGGCCTGATGATGCAGGTCGCCGTCCACGACCACCACCCGGCCGGCCGGCACCTGCGGCTGCTCGCGGCGGACCTGGTCTTCGTGCTGCCGGTCGTCAACGAGCTCGCCCGCAAGCTGGGCCACACCCTGGCCTGCACCGAGGACGCCGAGCGCCTCCTCGGGCAGGGGGAGCTGGTCGGGGTGATGCCGGAGGGCTTCAAGGGCATCGGAAAGCCCTTCAGCGAGCGGTACAAGCTCCAGCGGTTCGGCCGGGGCGGGTTCGTCTCCACGGCGCTCAGGCAGGGCGTGCCGATCGTGCCGTGCTCGATCGTCGGGGCCGAGGAGATCTACCCGATGATCGGCAACGCGAAGACCCTCGCGCGGCTGCTGGGGTTCCCTTACTTCCCGCTGACGCCGACCTTCCCGTGGCTGGGCCCGCTGGGCGCGATCCCGCTGCCCACCAAGTGGACGATCCAGTTCGGCGAGCCGATCCCCACGGACGGCTATCCGCCGGAGGCGGCCGAGGACCCGATGCTGATGTTCAACCTGACCGATCAGGTCCGGGAGCAGATCCAGCACACGCTGTACAAGCTGCTGGTGCAGCGCAGGTCCGTCTTCTTCTGA
- a CDS encoding acetoin utilization protein AcuC, protein MSGRARVMWDEAVTGYDFGPDHPMDPVRLALTRRLVAAFGLDRQAEVVAAKAAGESTLRLVHRQDYIDAVKAASADPAAADPSYGLGTLDDPAFAGMHEVSALIAGQSVGAAEAVWRGEALHAVNFAGGLHHAMPAGASGFCVYNDAALAIARLLELGAERIAYVDVDVHHGDGVQATFWEDPRVLTISLHEHPRTLFPGTGWPEETGADRAEGSAVNVALPAGTGDAGWLRAFHAVVPELIAGFGPQVLVTQHGADTHFEDPLAHLAVSLDAQRAVQSACHDLAHEHAEGRWVALGGGGYAVVDVVPRSWTHLVGIAAGSPVAPESVIPPEWRQEVFARTRQLAPARMTDGRWPVEWADWEAGYDPADRLDQAVLAARRAAFPLRGLLA, encoded by the coding sequence ATGAGCGGCCGCGCACGAGTGATGTGGGACGAGGCAGTAACGGGCTACGACTTCGGCCCGGACCATCCGATGGACCCGGTACGGCTCGCCCTCACGCGCCGCCTGGTCGCCGCCTTCGGGCTCGACCGGCAAGCGGAGGTGGTCGCGGCCAAGGCGGCCGGGGAGTCGACCCTGCGGCTGGTGCACCGGCAGGACTACATCGACGCCGTCAAGGCGGCGTCCGCCGATCCGGCGGCGGCGGACCCGTCGTACGGTCTGGGGACCCTCGACGATCCGGCCTTCGCGGGGATGCACGAGGTGTCCGCGCTGATCGCCGGGCAGTCCGTCGGCGCGGCCGAGGCCGTGTGGCGGGGGGAGGCGCTGCACGCGGTGAACTTCGCGGGCGGACTGCACCACGCCATGCCGGCGGGCGCCTCGGGCTTCTGCGTCTACAACGACGCGGCGCTGGCCATCGCGCGGCTGCTGGAGCTCGGGGCCGAGCGGATCGCGTACGTGGACGTCGACGTGCACCACGGGGACGGGGTGCAGGCCACGTTCTGGGAGGACCCACGGGTCCTGACGATTTCGCTGCACGAGCATCCGCGGACCCTGTTCCCGGGGACCGGATGGCCGGAGGAGACCGGCGCGGACCGCGCCGAGGGATCCGCGGTGAACGTCGCGCTGCCGGCCGGGACCGGCGACGCGGGCTGGCTGCGGGCGTTCCACGCCGTGGTGCCGGAACTGATCGCCGGCTTCGGGCCGCAGGTGCTGGTGACGCAGCACGGCGCCGACACGCACTTCGAGGACCCGCTCGCGCACCTCGCGGTGTCACTGGACGCACAGCGGGCGGTGCAGTCGGCCTGCCACGACCTGGCGCACGAGCACGCCGAGGGGCGCTGGGTGGCGCTGGGCGGGGGCGGATACGCGGTGGTCGACGTCGTGCCGCGGTCGTGGACGCATCTGGTGGGGATCGCGGCGGGCAGCCCGGTGGCGCCGGAGTCGGTGATCCCACCGGAGTGGCGGCAGGAAGTCTTCGCCCGCACCCGCCAGTTGGCGCCCGCACGGATGACCGACGGGCGGTGGCCGGTGGAGTGGGCCGACTGGGAGGCCGGATACGACCCCGCCGACCGGCTGGACCAGGCGGTGCTGGCGGCCCGGCGGGCGGCGTTCCCGCTGCGGGGACTGCTGGCGTGA
- a CDS encoding helix-turn-helix domain-containing protein: MAAAGERPLNEVQFLTVAEVASVMRVSKMTVYRLVHSGHLPAIRVGRSFRVPEQAVHEYLRESYVGVETA, encoded by the coding sequence ATGGCTGCAGCAGGCGAAAGGCCACTGAACGAGGTCCAGTTCCTTACCGTGGCGGAAGTCGCCTCGGTGATGCGCGTGTCCAAGATGACCGTGTACCGGCTGGTGCACAGCGGTCATCTGCCCGCGATCCGGGTGGGGCGGTCCTTCCGCGTCCCCGAGCAAGCGGTTCACGAGTACCTCCGCGAGAGCTATGTGGGGGTGGAAACGGCCTGA
- a CDS encoding recombinase family protein, producing the protein MDLTPDRAALAVERHVCPNCDAPAGSACRTRGGKTAAKYHTPRFVLVPALREELEVLVPADRYSGRAWKPGPTLAVVPALRTERPVRIGYARTSTARQELASQLEALHRAECHKVFKEQISTRVKVRPELEKALALAHQFEEAAPETPAILTVHELKRLARNAAELMMLSAELQAGGIQLELLTGPLTGIYDPNGMGATSRRGRTRASPLRSLRSTAHSLKPRPRRRTTGCTDNRCTDVPRGRTRPPPPGRSAPSRPATVRRWAPLPPCRR; encoded by the coding sequence ATGGATCTCACGCCCGATCGGGCCGCACTGGCGGTAGAACGTCACGTCTGCCCGAACTGTGACGCGCCCGCCGGCAGCGCCTGCCGCACCCGGGGTGGGAAGACCGCCGCGAAGTACCACACCCCGCGCTTCGTCCTCGTCCCCGCGCTCCGCGAGGAACTCGAAGTCCTCGTCCCCGCCGACCGCTACTCGGGCCGCGCGTGGAAGCCGGGCCCTACGCTCGCCGTGGTGCCCGCGCTCCGCACCGAGCGTCCGGTCCGCATCGGGTACGCCAGGACGTCGACCGCCCGGCAGGAGCTGGCGAGCCAGCTCGAAGCACTCCACCGCGCGGAGTGCCACAAGGTCTTCAAGGAGCAGATCAGCACCCGCGTCAAGGTCCGGCCCGAGCTGGAGAAGGCGCTCGCCCTGGCCCACCAGTTCGAGGAGGCGGCCCCCGAGACGCCCGCCATCCTCACGGTGCATGAGCTCAAGCGCCTCGCGCGCAACGCGGCCGAGCTGATGATGCTGTCCGCAGAGCTCCAGGCCGGCGGCATCCAGCTCGAACTCCTCACCGGCCCGCTCACCGGCATCTACGACCCCAACGGCATGGGCGCCACATCAAGACGGGGAAGAACGCGGGCGAGTCCCCTTCGGTCGCTTCGCTCTACCGCGCACTCGCTGAAGCCGAGGCCGCGGCGTCGGACGACGGGTTGCACCGATAACCGCTGTACCGATGTTCCCCGAGGCCGAACACGTCCGCCGCCGCCCGGACGGTCAGCA
- a CDS encoding SDR family NAD(P)-dependent oxidoreductase, whose product MASKLTGTVALVTGASSGIGAATARWLAEDGASVALVARRKDRLDTLAAEIEQAGGTALAIAADITDRLQAEAAVQQVIERYGRLDTLVNNAGLMLLGPVEGADADEWDRMIAVNVQGLLYTTRAALPHLLKAADDSPRRVADIVNVGSYAGRVASRGFGVYNATKFGVHAFTESLRQEVTQRHVRVGVVEPGAVDSELGSHNKPEVRGEIIDPFYDGTEVLAPEDIADGVAYMVTRPRHAAVGELWIMPTEQA is encoded by the coding sequence ATGGCTTCGAAACTGACCGGCACCGTCGCGCTCGTCACCGGCGCCAGCAGCGGAATCGGCGCCGCCACCGCCCGCTGGCTCGCCGAGGACGGCGCCTCGGTGGCGCTCGTGGCCCGCCGCAAGGACCGCCTGGACACCCTCGCCGCCGAGATCGAGCAGGCGGGCGGCACGGCACTGGCGATTGCGGCGGACATCACCGACCGCCTCCAGGCCGAGGCCGCCGTCCAGCAGGTCATCGAGCGGTACGGACGGCTGGACACCCTGGTCAACAACGCCGGCCTGATGCTCCTGGGCCCCGTCGAAGGCGCGGACGCCGACGAGTGGGACCGCATGATCGCCGTCAACGTCCAGGGCCTGCTCTACACCACCCGCGCCGCCCTGCCGCACCTGCTGAAGGCCGCCGACGACAGCCCGCGCCGGGTCGCCGACATCGTCAACGTCGGCTCGTACGCGGGCCGCGTGGCCAGCCGGGGCTTCGGTGTCTACAACGCCACCAAGTTCGGCGTGCACGCCTTCACGGAGTCCCTGCGCCAAGAGGTCACCCAGCGCCACGTGCGCGTGGGTGTCGTGGAGCCGGGCGCCGTGGACAGCGAACTGGGCTCGCACAACAAGCCCGAGGTCCGCGGCGAGATCATCGATCCCTTCTACGACGGGACCGAGGTCCTGGCCCCCGAGGACATCGCCGACGGTGTCGCCTACATGGTCACCCGTCCCCGCCACGCCGCCGTCGGCGAGCTGTGGATCATGCCCACCGAACAGGCGTGA